The window TGCAGGTTATCCATCCCGATATCCGATCTGCTGAGGGGTAAACTTATGATGAATCAGCCTCAAATGAGGCATCTTTTGCCAGCATTTTTTCCATTCCCCCCATTCGTGTGAACCCCCTTCCGCTTGTACCCCTTATGGCCGCCCGTTAACTTCCCCTCCCGTGACACCCACGCCCGCTGAAGAAGCTGCCGCTGTCATCCGGAAACGACTGGGCTCCCCGTGGACGCAACGCCCAGGGCCCGAAGCACCCCGGGTGGCCATCGTCTTGGGCTCCGGCCTTAGCGATTTCGCCGATACTCTCGAGAATCTCACCGTGGTCCCCTATGACGCGATCCCCCACTATCCTCAACCGACGGTGCCCGGACACGTGGGTAAGCTGGTTTTCGGCATAGCTGGCCGGCTGCCGGTGATCGCCGCCCAGGGGCGCTTCCACTACTACGAGGGCCATCCCCTCGAGATCGTCACCCTGCCCATCCGCGTCTTCGCCCGCCTGGGGGTCGAATCCGTCATCATTACCAATGCCGCCGGCTGCGTCAATCCTGACTGGCACGTAGGTGACCTCATGCTCATCACCGGTCACCTGGACTACACCTTCCGGGACAACGCCGCAGACC of the Candidatus Neomarinimicrobiota bacterium genome contains:
- a CDS encoding purine-nucleoside phosphorylase, with the translated sequence MAIVLGSGLSDFADTLENLTVVPYDAIPHYPQPTVPGHVGKLVFGIAGRLPVIAAQGRFHYYEGHPLEIVTLPIRVFARLGVESVIITNAAGCVNPDWHVGDLMLITGHLDYTFRDNAAD